Proteins encoded by one window of Anaerolineales bacterium:
- a CDS encoding TIGR03842 family LLM class F420-dependent oxidoreductase: protein MEFAITFKGDISPKRTVALCKQAEVAGFRYAWFFDSHILWRDCYVTMAMCMEHTDHMRFGPCVTNPGVRDWSVAASMYATLAMQSGGRFDVGIGRGDSSRRVMGRKPMTIETMVEFADALKKMVRGEGVTYADDVAPVDIPWAEGYELPVWIAAYGPKALKGAGEAGDGLIIQLADPWLVKWFADQAKAAGKAAGRDMANFKVMSAAPAWVGDMGKARAQTRWFPAMVGNHVADIVDKYGKGGAGDIPSRLTDYIEGRKGYDYRHHADKDADHLDFISNEIIDSFGLLGDAAAHVQKLKELEAAGVTQFNIYLMCGEEERIVAEYAEHVLPHFQKSAAAKTH, encoded by the coding sequence ATGGAATTTGCGATTACGTTCAAAGGGGATATTTCTCCCAAACGCACGGTGGCGCTTTGCAAGCAGGCAGAGGTGGCTGGCTTTCGTTATGCTTGGTTCTTCGATTCGCACATCCTCTGGCGCGATTGTTATGTGACAATGGCAATGTGTATGGAACACACCGACCATATGCGTTTTGGTCCATGTGTGACAAACCCCGGTGTGCGCGATTGGTCGGTGGCGGCGAGCATGTATGCGACGCTTGCTATGCAAAGCGGCGGACGGTTTGATGTGGGCATTGGGCGGGGCGATTCCTCGCGGCGGGTGATGGGACGCAAGCCAATGACCATCGAAACGATGGTCGAATTTGCCGACGCACTGAAAAAGATGGTGCGCGGCGAGGGCGTCACCTATGCCGATGATGTGGCACCAGTGGATATTCCCTGGGCGGAAGGCTATGAACTTCCAGTGTGGATTGCCGCCTATGGACCGAAAGCCCTGAAAGGTGCAGGCGAGGCAGGCGATGGCTTGATCATCCAACTGGCAGATCCATGGCTGGTAAAGTGGTTTGCCGACCAAGCGAAAGCAGCGGGCAAGGCAGCCGGACGCGATATGGCGAACTTTAAGGTGATGTCGGCAGCGCCGGCGTGGGTGGGCGATATGGGTAAAGCGCGGGCGCAAACCCGTTGGTTCCCGGCGATGGTGGGCAACCATGTTGCCGATATTGTCGATAAGTATGGGAAGGGCGGGGCAGGGGACATTCCGAGCCGCCTGACCGATTATATTGAGGGGCGGAAGGGCTACGATTACCGCCACCATGCCGATAAAGATGCCGATCACCTTGACTTCATCTCCAACGAGATTATCGATTCCTTTGGGCTGTTGGGCGACGCGGCGGCGCATGTCCAAAAACTGAAGGAACTTGAAGCAGCGGGAGTGACCCAGTTCAACATCTACCTAATGTGCGGGGAGGAAGAACGGATCGTCGCTGAATATGCCGAGCATGTCCTGCCCCATTTCCAAAAATCGGCGGCAGCAAAAACACACTAG
- a CDS encoding acyltransferase has translation MSKRIVRGALVQATWTGDKESMIAKHIDYARKAADQGAQVMCFQELFYGPYFCQVQKPEYFAYTELIPDGPTTERMQKLAQELKMVLVVPMYEQEGVGVYYNTAAVIDADGTYKGKYRKTHIPQLPGFWEKFYFRPGNLGYPVFDTAVGRVGVYICHDRHFPEGARALGLNGAEIVFIPSATSRGLSQHLWRIEQTAHAIFNTYYVGTINRVGIEPLGDDDFYGESYFCNPRGQFVGEVGSDRNEELIVRDLDMDMIQEVRNTWHFYFNRRPDQYAPLVEATVPVKP, from the coding sequence ATGAGCAAACGAATCGTTCGCGGCGCACTGGTTCAGGCAACATGGACGGGTGACAAGGAATCGATGATCGCCAAACACATCGATTATGCCCGTAAAGCAGCCGATCAGGGCGCACAAGTCATGTGTTTTCAGGAATTGTTTTACGGTCCCTACTTCTGCCAAGTTCAGAAGCCCGAATACTTTGCCTACACAGAGCTAATCCCCGACGGACCGACCACCGAACGGATGCAGAAACTTGCCCAAGAATTGAAGATGGTCTTGGTTGTCCCCATGTACGAGCAAGAGGGCGTTGGCGTCTATTACAACACCGCCGCCGTCATCGACGCCGACGGGACATACAAGGGCAAATATCGCAAAACACACATCCCTCAACTGCCCGGTTTCTGGGAAAAGTTCTACTTCCGTCCGGGCAACCTCGGCTACCCCGTCTTTGATACTGCCGTTGGCAGGGTCGGCGTTTACATCTGCCATGATCGGCACTTCCCCGAAGGGGCGCGGGCGCTTGGCTTAAACGGCGCGGAGATCGTCTTTATCCCCTCTGCCACCTCGCGGGGGCTAAGCCAACACCTGTGGCGCATCGAACAAACGGCACATGCCATCTTCAACACCTACTACGTGGGGACGATCAACCGCGTGGGCATTGAACCCCTCGGTGACGATGATTTTTATGGCGAAAGCTATTTCTGCAATCCGCGTGGGCAGTTCGTGGGCGAGGTGGGTAGTGACCGCAACGAGGAATTGATCGTGCGCGATCTCGATATGGACATGATCCAAGAGGTGCGCAACACTTGGCACTTCTATTTCAACCGCCGCCCCGATCAATATGCGCCGCTGGTCGAGGCGACTGTTCCGGTGAAGCCGTAA
- a CDS encoding type II toxin-antitoxin system HicB family antitoxin, with amino-acid sequence MKRYHINVFYSEEDACYIADIPDLFPCSAHGETPEEAVAEVMIAQTLWLEVAEKEGYPIPEPRYRPAIYLVQGA; translated from the coding sequence ATGAAACGCTATCATATCAATGTCTTCTACAGTGAAGAAGATGCCTGTTACATTGCGGATATTCCTGATTTGTTCCCCTGTTCAGCACATGGGGAAACACCGGAAGAAGCAGTGGCGGAAGTGATGATCGCCCAAACTCTCTGGTTAGAAGTCGCCGAAAAAGAAGGCTATCCCATTCCTGAACCACGCTATCGACCCGCAATTTATCTTGTTCAAGGCGCATAA
- a CDS encoding type II toxin-antitoxin system HicA family toxin, with protein MSRNQKTLKQILAGSQNIRFEDFIALLIGFGFILKRVNGSHHVFGHPKIQRPFPVQPLQNKAKIYQAHQLLRLVEQYDLHLDDEDAE; from the coding sequence ATGAGCCGCAACCAGAAAACCCTCAAACAGATTTTGGCGGGGTCACAAAATATTCGGTTTGAGGATTTTATTGCCCTCTTGATAGGTTTCGGCTTTATCTTGAAGCGTGTGAATGGAAGTCATCATGTCTTTGGGCATCCCAAAATTCAACGACCCTTTCCTGTTCAACCTTTACAGAATAAGGCAAAAATCTATCAAGCACACCAGTTATTGCGTCTGGTCGAGCAATACGATCTCCATTTGGACGATGAGGATGCGGAATGA